In Calditrichota bacterium, one genomic interval encodes:
- a CDS encoding SDR family oxidoreductase, protein MFTKDTLKGKSILITGGGSGLGLSMARRFAELGANVAICGRTEQKLLDAAVELKKFGTKILTHVVDVRDYKAVGEMVERLVGEFGVLNGLVNNAAGNFYAPSEDLSPQGFKAVVDIVLHGTFNCSQHFGRHLIGAKEKGTILNIVTTYTQFGSAFVLPSAAAKAGVEAMTKTLAFEWATYGIRVNAIAPGPFPTKGAWARLMPDPKLEEIYLKRIPTGRYGEHIELANLAVFLMSDLAPYLTGETVTIDGGEHLQAGQFNFLAQLMPRDELKKMFAALRKKR, encoded by the coding sequence ATGTTTACAAAAGACACGTTGAAAGGAAAATCCATTCTGATTACCGGTGGCGGCAGCGGCCTGGGATTGTCGATGGCCAGGCGATTTGCAGAGCTGGGCGCGAATGTGGCCATTTGCGGACGCACCGAACAGAAGCTGCTGGATGCGGCCGTAGAACTGAAGAAATTTGGGACAAAAATTCTCACGCACGTGGTGGATGTTCGGGATTACAAGGCCGTGGGTGAGATGGTTGAGCGGCTGGTGGGCGAATTTGGCGTTCTCAACGGTTTGGTAAACAATGCTGCGGGCAATTTTTACGCGCCTTCGGAAGACCTCTCGCCTCAGGGGTTTAAAGCTGTGGTGGATATTGTACTGCACGGAACGTTCAATTGCAGCCAGCATTTTGGCCGTCATTTAATCGGTGCCAAAGAAAAGGGGACCATTTTGAACATCGTCACAACCTACACGCAGTTTGGTTCGGCCTTTGTCCTGCCTTCAGCCGCAGCAAAAGCAGGTGTGGAAGCCATGACCAAAACCCTGGCTTTTGAATGGGCCACGTACGGTATTCGTGTAAATGCGATTGCCCCCGGGCCGTTTCCCACCAAAGGGGCCTGGGCGCGCCTTATGCCCGATCCGAAATTGGAAGAAATTTATCTGAAGCGAATCCCAACGGGCCGGTACGGTGAGCATATTGAACTGGCCAATTTGGCTGTTTTTTTGATGTCCGATTTGGCGCCGTATCTTACCGGTGAAACGGTAACTATTGACGGAGGGGAACATTTGCAGGCGGGACAGTTTAATTTTCTGGCACAACTGATGCCAAGAGACGAGTTGAAGAAGATGTTTGCCGCCTTGCGAAAGAAGCGCTAA
- a CDS encoding 2-(1,2-epoxy-1,2-dihydrophenyl)acetyl-CoA isomerase codes for MSETIRVMRKDEICWLTLNRPEVKNAVDAQTMIRLREEIEASEKDGSRVIVISGSEGAFSSGADIKAAFAANVSPEDAYRIMMDAYSPALLAIKNSPLPVLAAIDGIAAGIGLNLALMCDLRVASERAQFSEIFIHVGLIPDGGGTYTLPRIVGLGRAMELAMLGETLNAARALEMGLINRIYPNAQFQESVEELARQLTRQAPLALARMKRAFWSGWEGSFEDALVREAELQREIFLSEDGFEGFRAFLEKRPPKWKTR; via the coding sequence ATGAGTGAAACTATTCGTGTAATGCGCAAGGATGAAATCTGCTGGCTCACCCTGAACCGCCCGGAAGTAAAGAATGCGGTGGATGCCCAGACTATGATTCGGCTGCGTGAAGAAATTGAAGCCTCCGAAAAAGACGGGTCCCGCGTGATTGTAATCTCTGGTAGTGAGGGGGCCTTTTCCAGCGGCGCCGATATTAAGGCCGCATTCGCTGCAAACGTATCCCCGGAAGATGCCTACCGGATTATGATGGACGCCTACTCCCCCGCGCTTCTGGCGATTAAAAACAGCCCGCTGCCCGTTCTTGCGGCAATTGACGGCATTGCCGCCGGAATTGGGCTGAATTTGGCACTGATGTGCGATTTACGTGTGGCCTCGGAACGGGCACAATTTTCCGAAATATTCATTCACGTGGGGCTCATTCCGGATGGTGGCGGGACCTACACCCTGCCGCGGATTGTGGGGCTGGGCCGCGCAATGGAATTGGCCATGCTCGGCGAAACCCTGAATGCTGCCAGAGCGCTTGAAATGGGGCTTATCAACCGGATTTATCCCAATGCCCAGTTCCAAGAATCCGTGGAAGAATTGGCCAGACAGCTAACCCGACAGGCCCCTCTGGCGCTCGCCCGGATGAAACGTGCCTTTTGGTCGGGATGGGAGGGTTCCTTTGAAGATGCCCTTGTGCGGGAGGCAGAGCTGCAGCGGGAGATTTTTTTGAGCGAAGACGGTTTTGAGGGATTCCGGGCCTTTCTGGAAAAGCGCCCGCCCAAATGGAAAACCCGGTAG
- a CDS encoding TrkH family potassium uptake protein: MRLHVIFRYNGYVLLLNAAFLFISAGISAANGDAALIPLTYSALLVLLFGLFPLLFVPPIKDISNNEGLAIVVSGWLLSCLVGTIPYIIWGGEFSFINAWFESVSGYTTTGSSILNNIEALPLGLLFWRNATHWIGGMGIIVFVLSVLPSMGAASRILYRSEMSPVAMENFQYRTKQALRILLSVYVGLTVLETIFLLLFGMNLFDAVTHAFATIATGGFSPKNTSIAFYHSVSIELTIIVFMVLSGTHFGLLYMAFSAHPKPLWKSPVVRYYISALGVGVLLSAINIHGSHFQSWWQSLRYAAFQIVSIGTSTGFATTNTAIWPPLSQLLLLFFMMQCACAGSTSGGIKVDRIVIFSKAFVRRIRQFQHPKAILPIRMGEKKIGDDAVAMSVLYIAVYLGILFVATLILTALGMDIISAFSASATTMGGVGPGLGTVGSTSNFAALPALGKLTLTLTMLLGRLEIFGLIIFFIPKTWRHA; this comes from the coding sequence ATGAGACTTCACGTCATCTTTCGCTACAACGGGTATGTCCTTCTGTTAAATGCGGCTTTTTTATTTATTTCTGCGGGAATTTCGGCCGCAAACGGCGATGCTGCTCTGATCCCGTTAACCTACAGCGCCCTGTTGGTACTCCTTTTCGGCTTGTTCCCGCTTCTGTTTGTTCCCCCCATTAAGGACATCTCCAATAATGAGGGACTGGCGATTGTGGTGTCCGGCTGGCTGCTCTCATGTCTGGTAGGAACCATCCCCTACATTATTTGGGGAGGGGAATTCAGTTTCATTAACGCCTGGTTTGAAAGCGTTTCGGGCTACACGACGACGGGTTCCTCTATTTTGAATAATATCGAGGCCCTTCCTTTGGGGCTCTTGTTTTGGCGAAATGCCACCCACTGGATCGGTGGAATGGGAATTATTGTGTTTGTACTTTCCGTGTTGCCGTCAATGGGAGCCGCCAGTCGAATACTGTACCGCTCGGAAATGTCACCGGTGGCCATGGAGAATTTTCAGTATCGTACCAAACAAGCACTGAGAATTCTCTTGAGTGTTTACGTAGGGCTAACCGTTCTGGAAACGATCTTCCTCCTCCTGTTTGGGATGAATCTCTTCGATGCCGTAACGCACGCTTTTGCTACCATCGCAACCGGTGGATTTTCTCCCAAAAATACCAGTATCGCTTTTTATCACAGTGTTTCCATTGAGCTGACGATTATTGTTTTTATGGTTCTTTCGGGAACCCACTTTGGATTGCTTTACATGGCCTTTTCGGCTCATCCCAAACCCCTGTGGAAATCGCCTGTTGTTCGGTACTACATAAGTGCCCTTGGCGTGGGTGTTCTGCTTTCCGCCATAAATATTCACGGATCGCATTTTCAGTCCTGGTGGCAGTCTCTGCGATATGCCGCCTTCCAAATCGTGTCAATTGGAACCTCCACAGGATTTGCAACTACCAACACGGCTATCTGGCCGCCTCTTTCCCAGTTGCTGCTGCTTTTTTTCATGATGCAATGTGCCTGTGCCGGATCCACATCCGGTGGAATCAAGGTAGATCGGATCGTGATTTTCAGTAAGGCATTTGTTCGAAGAATCAGGCAATTCCAGCATCCCAAAGCCATTCTCCCCATTCGAATGGGGGAGAAAAAAATCGGGGACGATGCCGTCGCCATGAGTGTTCTTTATATCGCGGTTTATCTGGGCATTCTCTTTGTGGCTACTTTGATTTTAACCGCCCTCGGAATGGATATTATTTCCGCATTCTCAGCATCGGCAACCACAATGGGAGGCGTCGGGCCGGGCCTGGGAACGGTGGGGTCAACATCCAATTTCGCCGCTTTGCCTGCTCTTGGAAAATTAACCCTCACATTAACGATGTTATTGGGGCGTTTGGAGATTTTTGGTTTGATTATTTTCTTTATTCCGAAAACCTGGCGCCACGCGTGA
- a CDS encoding DUF1648 domain-containing protein encodes MNAFSDRMWLSLERTARYVFWAIVLLLLWQILSAYSHLPDKVVSHFDITGKPNGWMSKQAFLRLDVFLVGFLALLFYFSGFIMNKIPNTFINLPNKAYWLAPERRDKSLRVINSFLLWFGNATLIFIFVLLQDVIDYNLNPQNYSAGMNAWTPALLYLLFIFLWTAGLFLRFRRPQNKKGL; translated from the coding sequence ATGAATGCTTTTAGCGATCGCATGTGGCTCAGCCTGGAACGAACGGCCCGGTATGTGTTTTGGGCAATTGTGCTGCTGTTACTGTGGCAAATTCTTTCTGCCTATTCCCATTTGCCGGACAAAGTGGTCTCTCATTTTGACATCACCGGAAAACCCAATGGGTGGATGAGTAAACAGGCCTTCCTTCGGCTTGATGTCTTTCTCGTGGGATTTCTGGCGCTTCTTTTTTATTTTTCCGGATTTATTATGAACAAAATTCCAAACACGTTCATCAATCTGCCCAACAAGGCATATTGGCTGGCTCCTGAGAGGCGGGATAAAAGTCTGCGGGTCATCAACAGCTTTCTTTTGTGGTTTGGAAACGCCACCCTGATTTTTATCTTTGTCCTGCTGCAGGATGTGATTGACTACAATTTGAATCCTCAAAACTATTCTGCAGGCATGAACGCCTGGACGCCGGCCCTTCTCTACCTCCTCTTCATTTTTCTCTGGACGGCGGGTTTATTTTTGAGATTTCGACGTCCCCAAAACAAAAAAGGTCTGTAG